The stretch of DNA TAGTGCGTTATTTACGGCTTACGAATTAGCTAAAAAAGGTGAAGAAATTTTAATTATTAGCAGCCAAAAAGATGATTTTACAAATGGAATTTTAACGCCTTTTGGTACACACGCTCTTGCAAAAGATGGAGCGATATCTAGCTCGTTTATGGGGCTAGTTAGCAAAAAAAGCGAGCTTGATATAAGTATTTGCTTAAATGAAAATTTTAGAGCTTGGATGACAAATTTTACACTTAAATCAACCAAAGCTCACGACAAAAAGATGCAAATTTTGTTTTCAAAATTTGGTAAGAGAAGCTTTGAAATTTTAAGAGATTTAAGTAACAAATATCCGCAGATAAATTTCGATGAGAGCGGCGTTTATCTACTTTTTAGCAATGACGAAAGCTTTAAAAAAAGGCTTGATGAGATAAAGGTTGCCCATAGCGAGCAAGAAATTTTAAGCATAGATAAAGAGCTTGCAAATTTTGGGCTAATAAATAAAAACATAAAAGGCGCTATAAATTTAGCCAACAACGCAAGCATTGATACAAATGAGCTCAAAAAAGCTTTGATAAATGAGTTAAATTCTCTCGGGGTAAAATTTATAAATGATGAAATTTATGGGCTAAAAACGCAAGGGCAAATAGTGCAAAAAGCTACCAGCAATAACGGAGAATATGAGGCCGATAACTTTGTGATCGCTTCAAAAAATTTAGAGCTTTCAAATAAACTAGGCACGAGCATAAATGCGATTTTGGCTAAATTTTATACCATTGATCTTAGCCTAAACGAAGGACAAATCCCTAAAAAACCAATCATCTTAAATGATCTATTTGCCAAAATTTATCCTACTAAAAATGGTGTTACGATTATTACAAATTTACAAGTCGGCGCTATCGATACGCTTGTTAAAACTGAAAAGATTAATGCATTTTTAAATGAACTAAAGATACATCTTGGTATAAGCGAGCTAAAAGAGCCTAGCTTTAGGGCAAACTACGTACTTCTTAGCTCAAACGATAAACCAGCTCTTGGACGCGATAACATATATAGTAACTTGATCTATAACCAAGCTTATGGACTAAATGAACTTAGCTTTGCTCCGTATTTTGCTGGCGTTTTAGCAAGTCTTATAAAAGATAGCAAAAACAACGAGAAAAATGATGAAATTTTACTCTTTAGCTCGTTTTACGAGGGCTAGACTTGTTTAAAGAATTTGCAATAATTGGCACCACAGCAAGCGGTAAAAGCGATCTTGCATTTGAGCTTGCAAAGAAGCTTAACGGCGTCATCTTAAGCCTTGATTCGCTTGCACTTTATAAAGAGATAGATATCGCCAGCGCAAAGCCAAATAAAGAGCAGCTTGAAGCCATAAAGCACTTTGGTGTAAATGAAATTTATCCTGATGAAGAATTTAGTGTTGGGGCATTTTTTGAAATTTATAAAAATGCAAAGAATTTTGCGCGCTCACAAGACTGCCCACTCATCATTACAGGAGGCAGTGGCTTTTATCTAAAATCAATGCTTAGCGGACTTGCACCAGATGTGCCAAAATGTGAGCTAAATTTAAGCAATGAAGAAATTTACGAGTTAGCTGCAAAAATCGATCCTGAGTTTGCAAGCAAATTTAGCCAAAACGACTCTTATCGCCTCGAAAAATGGTATCAAATTTATAAATTTAGTAACCAAACCCCAAGCATTTGGCTAAGAGAAAATACTAAAGAGAGCATCATAAAAGAACTAGCGATATTTGAAATTTTATGGGATAAAGATGAGCTTAGAGAACGTATCAAAAAGAGAACAAAAGGCATGCTTGAAGCTGGACTCATAGATGAGGCAAAATTTTTGTTTAATAAATACAAAAGTGAGCCAAAACCCCTAAAATCAATAGGTTTAAAAGAGTGCAAGCAATTTTTAGATAAAGAAATTTCTCAAAACGAGCTTGAAGAGCTCATAGCTACGCACACGGCTCAGTTAGCAAAACGTCAGCGAACCTTTAATCGCTCGCAGTTTGAAAAAAAATTCGTGGGTGATTTGGATCAAATTAGAAGTGAAATTTTAAAATTCTTAAGAGAATAAAACTAGCCCACAAGGGCTAGTTAATAAAATCAAATAGGCATTACCCTAATTTTTGGGCTTAAGCTCTCTTGTAAGACATTTTCAATCGCGTAAAGAGTGCCAGTTGAGCCACTTGCACAGCCCGAGCAAGCACCAAGATAGCGGATATAAATATCAGTATTTTCTCCATTATCATTTCTGATATCTAAAATTTCTAAATTTCCACCATCCATCTCAAGCATTGGGCGAATTTCTTTATCTATGACAGACTCTACCGCTTTCAGCTGTCCTACCATCGTCATATTTTCAAAGCTAATGTCACCTAAAGTGTGATTTGCTTGGGCATTTGCCTGAGCTTCGATCTTCTCACGCTCCATTTCAGCCCTAGTATCACGCAAAATATCAACCAAATAATATTCTCTTTTTTCATGGCCACCAGGCTTTACGCAAGACTTGCAAAATGCGCCAGCTTTGGTGTATTGCGTGATCTCTTCAACTGTGTGAAGGTCATTTAGTCTTATCACTTCTTTAATCGTACCAAGGCTTACCCTAGCGCACTCGCAAACGATGATCTCATCTTCAAAATGCTCTGGATCTATGCCTTTATAGCTTGCAGCTGCTGCTTTTATAACATCATACGCCATAACTGAGCAGTGCATCTTTTGAGGCGGAACAGCCGGTGTTTCTGGGTTGTCACGCATAGCTCTTTCAACATCTAAATTTGTTATCTTGACAGCTTCATCGACCGTTTTGCCAATACAAAGCTCAGCCATCGTATCAGAGCTAGCTATCGCTGTGCCACAGCCAAAGCTTTTAAATTTAGCATCTATTATTTTGTCTGTCTTTTCATCAACAAGCCAGTATAGCCTAACCGCATCACCGCAGCTTTCTGCACCAAAGTCAGCCACAATAAGCTTTGCATTTGCCTTTTTAGCATCTTCTTCGGTTATCTCTCCCATAAATTTAGGATTATTCATCCTATCTTGCACTACCTTAGAATACTCATCCCAGATAGAGCCTCCGATCAAATTATTCTTTGCCATGTTATTTCCTTTAAATTTTATAATCCACTCTTATGCCATTCTGGGGCGTAGGCAAATGTACTAGAGATTCCCCTTAGTCTATTTACTGCCTTTGTTATGTGCTCGATCGCATAATCAATCTCTTCTTCTGTATTAAATCTAGAAAGAGATAGTCTAAGTGCGGTGTGAGCTAGCTCTTTATCTGCCCCTATGGCCTCCATTATTGGGTTACTCTCTAATGTTTCACTTGCACATGCTGAGCCAGTTGAAGCTGCGATGCCAGCTTTGTTTAGATCCCAAAGCATAGCTTCACCTTCAACGCCTTTTATAGAAGCCAAAATGGTATTTGGCACACGTTGCTCTTTTTTACCAACGACGCTAACGTCAGGAATTTTTAAAATTGCATCTTCAAGCTTATCACGCAAACGGCGAACATGAGAGTGCTCATAATCCATAAATTTATTTGCCAATTCAAGTGCTTTACCCATGCCGATGATGCCAGGAACATCGAGCGTGCCACTTCTGCGTCCACCCATGTGCTCGCCGCCGTGAAGCAAGCTACTTAGTGGCATACTATTTTTTATAAATAGTGCTCCAACACCCTTTGGTCCGTGAAATTTATGCGCAGAAAAGCTTAAAAAATCAACGTCAAGGTCTTGGACATTTATCTTTATCTTGCCAACTGCTTGAACAGCATCCGTGTGGAATAAAGCCCCATATTCATGAGCGATACTAGCAAGCTCTTTTACAGGAAAGATCATGCCAGTTTCGTTATTTGCACTCATTATAGAAACAAGTGCTACATTCTCATCCATTACAGCTCTTAGCTGTTCTGGCGTGACTATACCATCATTATTTACATCTAAAACAGTAAGCTCTACGCCATATTTTTCTAAAAATTTACAAGTCGCCAAAATAGCTGGATGCTCAACTGCGGTTGTTACGATACGTTTTTTCTCACCAGTTGCAATTTTGTCAAAGTAGATGCCTTTTACTACCCAGTTGTTGCTCTCAGTCGCACATGAGGTAACGACGATGTCATCGCTATCTTTTGCATTTAATCCAGTGTAGAGCTGATCTAGTGCTGTTCTTAAAGCTGGATGTGTTTCAGAGCCAAATTTATGAAGCGAGTTTGGATTACCGTATTTTTCACAAAAATATGGCTTCATAAGCTCAAAAGCTTCAGGATCAACCATTGTTGTAGCGTTATTGTCTAAATATACTCTCAAATTTAAAACCTTAATTAGGATAAAAAATATCCTTTTTATTTTTGATGGGATATTATAACAAAAAAGTTAAAAGCAAGTTTAAAAATATGCTTTAATTTTTTCAAAATTCAGCTCATTTTGATATTAAAATATATTGAAATTCTTTATCAAAATTTGTATATATCGCTATTTGCGATTTTTCTTATAAAAAAGTCTAATTATCTCTTAAAATTAATTTATTTTTTTAAGTTAATAGTGCGACAAACATATTGCCTACATGCATTATTTCGTTGTAGTTTTCTTCTAGTTTTTCATATGAGGTTTTATAAAGTTCTATTAGGCCGGTTATCATAGAGATGCCTATGTCTTTGATTGTAGTGGCTTAATATATTTATAGTTGGCTCCGTTTGGAGCTATAGATATTAAATTTATTATTTAATCCTTTATATTATGCTCTTTGGCATAGCTTAGGATCTTTTGCCTAAGATCTTCAGGAAAGCTATCTCTATACATTACTGGCGTTAGTGGATTTAGCTTTTTGTCTAATTTACCAGCCTCATATAGTCTTATTAGCTCTTCTGGTGTGTTGTAGTATGGTGCATTTGGATATCCTTCTGGTGGAGTTAGAGACATTATTTTAGCTTCTAGAAGGGTGGAGTCGATGTATAAGTCTATGTCTCTTTGTGTCATCTTATTTGGAAAGCCTTTTTTGTCAAATCTAGTTGTAAAATGTGGCATTTCCTTTTTGAGATATGACATAAATTCCTCCCTCGTTGTTTTATTAGCGTCAAAGTCTCTAGGATCTAATAGCTCACCTTTATCTTCTACGAGCTCTCTTAAAAATTTATGTGTTGT from Campylobacter concisus encodes:
- a CDS encoding iron-sulfur cluster assembly scaffold protein encodes the protein MAKNNLIGGSIWDEYSKVVQDRMNNPKFMGEITEEDAKKANAKLIVADFGAESCGDAVRLYWLVDEKTDKIIDAKFKSFGCGTAIASSDTMAELCIGKTVDEAVKITNLDVERAMRDNPETPAVPPQKMHCSVMAYDVIKAAAASYKGIDPEHFEDEIIVCECARVSLGTIKEVIRLNDLHTVEEITQYTKAGAFCKSCVKPGGHEKREYYLVDILRDTRAEMEREKIEAQANAQANHTLGDISFENMTMVGQLKAVESVIDKEIRPMLEMDGGNLEILDIRNDNGENTDIYIRYLGACSGCASGSTGTLYAIENVLQESLSPKIRVMPI
- the miaA gene encoding tRNA (adenosine(37)-N6)-dimethylallyltransferase MiaA produces the protein MFKEFAIIGTTASGKSDLAFELAKKLNGVILSLDSLALYKEIDIASAKPNKEQLEAIKHFGVNEIYPDEEFSVGAFFEIYKNAKNFARSQDCPLIITGGSGFYLKSMLSGLAPDVPKCELNLSNEEIYELAAKIDPEFASKFSQNDSYRLEKWYQIYKFSNQTPSIWLRENTKESIIKELAIFEILWDKDELRERIKKRTKGMLEAGLIDEAKFLFNKYKSEPKPLKSIGLKECKQFLDKEISQNELEELIATHTAQLAKRQRTFNRSQFEKKFVGDLDQIRSEILKFLRE
- a CDS encoding FAD-dependent oxidoreductase, with the translated sequence MGKVAIIGDSFSALFTAYELAKKGEEILIISSQKDDFTNGILTPFGTHALAKDGAISSSFMGLVSKKSELDISICLNENFRAWMTNFTLKSTKAHDKKMQILFSKFGKRSFEILRDLSNKYPQINFDESGVYLLFSNDESFKKRLDEIKVAHSEQEILSIDKELANFGLINKNIKGAINLANNASIDTNELKKALINELNSLGVKFINDEIYGLKTQGQIVQKATSNNGEYEADNFVIASKNLELSNKLGTSINAILAKFYTIDLSLNEGQIPKKPIILNDLFAKIYPTKNGVTIITNLQVGAIDTLVKTEKINAFLNELKIHLGISELKEPSFRANYVLLSSNDKPALGRDNIYSNLIYNQAYGLNELSFAPYFAGVLASLIKDSKNNEKNDEILLFSSFYEG
- a CDS encoding NifS family cysteine desulfurase, producing MRVYLDNNATTMVDPEAFELMKPYFCEKYGNPNSLHKFGSETHPALRTALDQLYTGLNAKDSDDIVVTSCATESNNWVVKGIYFDKIATGEKKRIVTTAVEHPAILATCKFLEKYGVELTVLDVNNDGIVTPEQLRAVMDENVALVSIMSANNETGMIFPVKELASIAHEYGALFHTDAVQAVGKIKINVQDLDVDFLSFSAHKFHGPKGVGALFIKNSMPLSSLLHGGEHMGGRRSGTLDVPGIIGMGKALELANKFMDYEHSHVRRLRDKLEDAILKIPDVSVVGKKEQRVPNTILASIKGVEGEAMLWDLNKAGIAASTGSACASETLESNPIMEAIGADKELAHTALRLSLSRFNTEEEIDYAIEHITKAVNRLRGISSTFAYAPEWHKSGL